In a single window of the Fusarium falciforme chromosome 3, complete sequence genome:
- a CDS encoding Peptidase A1 domain-containing protein, producing the protein MSFRRHHLAAAVANLLLASLTVCQASSPSAIVIPLSQYLGIFGINNQPLNFTSLGNFSSPSFLTTLKDQKRIPSLSWSYTAGAIYRLKKVYGQLIFSGYDTSRFPENALTFTMADDITRDLVVALQAITYSGADQASLLPSPINIYIDSTDPNIWLPESAVKAFESAFDLTLDEDSSLYLINGTHHNSLLKSDAEVTFRLSDVLDGGDTVTITLPYQAFALRAEYPLVEKSSYYFPLKLAVNESQYTLRQTFLQEAYLTADYERHVFNVSQCSWDGGAEETLVTILPKGSRSGSTPDDGKNSDPSDQDLPDDSSDNKAQNSLSTGAIIGIIIGVVAVIAAAGAFIIIRRRRQSAKQAPNGPARNEETDTGADSPGFGKSELHADAIKPHTELMGDVHHFHELHSESKEAVGQTGRCSPLYELVGSDVPRVPAEYSNQPSPALSVADGVEGEARSTSPLTETSSKKGEVPKA; encoded by the exons ATGTCATTCCGGCGCCATCACTTGGCAGCTGCAGTAGCAAATTTACTATTGGCCTCATTGACAGTTTGTCAAGCCAGCAGCCCTTCAGCAATCGTCATCCCCCTGAGTCAGTACTT GGGCATCTTTGGGATCAACAACCAGCCGTTGAACTTCACGTCACTTGGCAACTTTTCTTCACCTTCATTCCTTACCACTCTGAAAGACCAGAAGCGCATCCCATCTCTCAGCTGGAGCTACACCGCAGGCGCGATCTATC GTCTGAAAAAGGTTTATGGTCAATTGATCTTCTCTGGCTACGATACCTCTCGCTTCCCCGAAAATGCCCTTACCTTCACCATGGCAGACGATATCACCCGTGATCTTGTGGTAGCGCTTCAAGCTATTACATACAGCGGCGCTGATCAGGCCTCTCTGCTACCTTCACCCATCAACATCTACATTGACTCGACTGACCCCAATATCTGGCTACCAGAGTCAGCTGTCAAAGCCTTTGAATCCGCATTCGACCTCACCCTCGATGAAGACAGCAGCCTATACCTAATAAATGGCACGCACCACAACTCGCTTCTCAAGTCCGACGCCGAGGTCACGTTCCGCTTGTCAGATGTTCTCGATGGTGGCGATACCGTCACAATCACGTTGCCTTACCAGGCATTCGCGCTCCGGGCAGAGTATCCGTTGGTTGAGAAGAGTAGCTATTACTTCCCTCTCAAGCTGGCCGTCAACGAGTCACAGTACACGCTTAGACAGACCTTTCTGCAAGAAGC CTATCTAACGGCCGACTACGAACGACACGTGTTTAATGTCTCACAGTGCAGCTGGGATGGGGGAGCAGAAGAGACTCTCGTCACCATTCTTCCCAAGGGCTCCCGGTCCGGTTCGACTCCTGATGACGGAAAGAATTCAGATCCGTCAGATCAAGATCTGCCAGATGACTCTTCCGACAACAAGGCACAGAATTCATTGAGTACTGGTGCAATCATCGGCATTATCATTGGAGTCGTCGCTGTCATCGCTGCCGCCGGAGCCTTCATCATAATCCGGAGACGTCGACAGTCCGCAAAGCAAGCGCCAAATGGGCCAGCGCGGAATGAGGAGACTGATACAGGTGCAGACTCTCCTGGGTTCGGCAAGAGCGAGTTGCATGCGGATGCTATCAAACCCCATACGGAACTGATGGGTGACGTTCATCACTTCCACGAACTACATTCTGAATCGAAAGAGGCAGTAGGCCAGACGGGGAGGTGTTCTCCATTGTATGAGCTAGTGGGGAGCGATGTGCCAAGAGTTCCGGCAGAGTATAGCAATCAGCCATCTCCGGCTCTATCAGTGGCCGATGGTGTGGAAGGAGAAGCCCGTTCAACCAGTCCTTTAACGGAAACCAGCTCGAAGAAGGGTGAGGTTCCCAAGgcataa